The proteins below come from a single Iocasia fonsfrigidae genomic window:
- a CDS encoding uracil-xanthine permease family protein → MVEEALTTNRVTDVEELSLADNGMVYTLDDVPKPFSTALGLGLQHVLTMFGATISVPLLLAPALGMSGTQLAILVASAMLCSGVATFIQVNFGTRLPIIQGVSFSFLGPFFAIIAATAGGAVSMQYIAGAIILGALVEMFIGFSGLIGKLQKFISPVVIGPTIALIGLALYESGAPIAGNNWFLAGIVIVGVFLFNFVLGKNKNLFSLFPVLLSVIAAYVVALVLTYTGVFGPESAGYVSFETLQASPWFRTPGQIFMPWGAPKFSLSFFLVVLAGYLASTIESYGDYQAMNKVCQGPELTPQRVSNGIGCEGLGCLITGLLGGFASTSYTENIGLVGLTKVASRYVVNIGVVVLILLGIIGKFGGFIASIPMPIVGGLYITMFGLIAAIGLSHTAKADMSSQRNLMIIGFSLFMGLSLPTYFSAHPLLFESAPWLSDIINSIGGTGMAVGAICGLILDNLIPGTDQERGLEAEGEAA, encoded by the coding sequence TAAACCCTTTAGCACTGCTCTGGGACTGGGATTACAGCATGTCTTAACAATGTTTGGTGCTACAATATCAGTTCCATTATTACTGGCACCTGCCCTTGGGATGAGCGGAACACAACTGGCAATTCTGGTGGCGTCTGCTATGCTTTGTTCTGGAGTTGCTACTTTTATTCAGGTTAACTTTGGTACAAGATTGCCGATTATACAAGGGGTTTCATTTTCATTTCTTGGTCCATTTTTTGCGATTATAGCAGCTACTGCTGGTGGAGCAGTATCAATGCAGTATATAGCAGGGGCTATTATACTGGGGGCTTTAGTAGAGATGTTTATTGGTTTTAGTGGATTGATAGGAAAACTTCAGAAGTTTATATCACCAGTTGTGATTGGGCCCACTATTGCTTTGATTGGTCTAGCCCTGTATGAATCTGGTGCACCAATAGCTGGCAATAATTGGTTTTTAGCTGGGATTGTTATTGTGGGTGTATTTCTTTTTAATTTTGTACTTGGTAAAAATAAAAATCTGTTTTCTTTATTCCCGGTTCTGCTGTCAGTAATTGCTGCCTATGTGGTTGCTCTAGTGTTAACTTATACAGGGGTTTTTGGTCCGGAATCAGCAGGTTATGTTAGTTTTGAAACATTGCAAGCATCGCCCTGGTTTAGAACACCTGGCCAGATATTCATGCCCTGGGGAGCACCTAAATTTAGTTTGAGTTTCTTCCTGGTTGTTCTGGCTGGTTATTTAGCTTCTACTATTGAATCTTACGGTGACTATCAGGCTATGAATAAAGTCTGTCAGGGACCAGAACTAACTCCTCAAAGGGTCAGTAATGGTATCGGCTGTGAAGGCCTGGGTTGTCTGATTACAGGATTATTGGGTGGTTTTGCCAGCACTAGTTATACAGAAAACATAGGTCTGGTTGGTTTGACAAAAGTAGCCAGTAGGTATGTTGTTAATATTGGTGTAGTTGTTTTGATTTTGTTAGGTATAATCGGTAAGTTTGGTGGTTTTATTGCCAGTATCCCCATGCCTATAGTTGGTGGACTTTATATTACAATGTTTGGTTTAATTGCTGCTATTGGTTTATCACATACAGCCAAAGCAGATATGAGTTCACAGAGGAATCTGATGATCATTGGTTTTAGTTTATTTATGGGATTGAGTTTACCAACTTATTTTAGTGCCCATCCACTGCTATTTGAAAGTGCTCCCTGGTTATCAGATATAATCAATAGTATTGGTGGTACAGGGATGGCTGTTGGGGCTATTTGTGGCTTAATCCTTGATAATCTAATTCCTGGTACAGATCAAGAAAGAGGCTTGGAAGCAGAAGGAGAAGCAGCTTAG
- the hydA gene encoding dihydropyrimidinase, with product MTILIKNGTIITAIDSYQADLLIENQKIAMVGTNIKYDPDQIINAEGKYILPGALDAHVHLEMPFGGTISADSYEAGTRAAACGGVTTVFDFVMQNKGQGLMEAIKGREELCAPQACVDYGFHVAITDLSDDVIRELEDAVEYGVPSFKTFMAYKKSGLMVDDGVLAYLLEKSKDIGALISVHAENADITERRVEKYLSEGKTSAWYHYKSRPEFVEAEADKRIIHLAKSLDAPVYIVHLANKEGMEEVTKARDEGYEIYAETCPHYLHFTNEVYKRDDGRNYVCSPPIKGKESQDSLWEGIKKGDISVIATDHCPFQSGEKDWGIDDFSKIPNGCMGVENLYPYMLSEANQGRISFNKVVELCSTNPAQIFGCADRKGTIVPNIDADLVIYDPQKKFTITQEKMHSDIDHTIWEGVELDGYPIMTLSRGRVVYQDGEFLGEAGWGNFVKRSLKR from the coding sequence ATGACTATATTGATCAAAAATGGTACTATTATTACGGCTATAGATAGTTATCAGGCAGACTTATTAATAGAGAACCAGAAAATTGCAATGGTTGGAACAAATATAAAGTATGATCCAGATCAAATAATTAACGCAGAGGGGAAATATATCCTTCCAGGTGCCCTGGATGCTCATGTCCATTTAGAAATGCCCTTTGGTGGGACTATTTCTGCTGACAGTTATGAGGCTGGTACAAGGGCAGCTGCTTGTGGTGGGGTTACAACAGTTTTTGATTTTGTTATGCAGAATAAGGGTCAGGGACTAATGGAAGCTATAAAAGGCAGAGAAGAGTTGTGTGCCCCTCAGGCATGTGTGGATTATGGCTTTCATGTAGCAATTACTGATCTTAGTGATGATGTAATTAGAGAATTGGAAGATGCGGTAGAGTATGGAGTACCCAGTTTTAAAACATTTATGGCCTATAAAAAGTCAGGTTTAATGGTTGATGATGGGGTACTTGCTTATCTATTGGAAAAATCTAAGGATATTGGAGCATTAATCTCAGTACATGCTGAGAATGCAGATATTACTGAGCGCCGTGTAGAAAAGTATTTGTCTGAAGGCAAAACTTCTGCCTGGTATCATTATAAAAGCCGTCCTGAATTTGTAGAAGCAGAGGCTGACAAAAGGATAATACATTTAGCTAAATCATTGGATGCCCCGGTTTATATAGTTCATCTGGCCAATAAAGAGGGGATGGAAGAAGTCACTAAAGCTCGTGATGAGGGCTATGAAATATATGCAGAAACATGTCCTCATTATCTGCATTTTACAAATGAAGTTTATAAGAGAGATGATGGTAGAAATTACGTATGTTCACCACCTATTAAGGGTAAGGAAAGTCAGGATTCCCTCTGGGAAGGAATTAAAAAGGGAGATATATCAGTGATTGCAACTGATCACTGCCCATTCCAGAGTGGAGAAAAAGACTGGGGTATTGATGACTTTAGCAAGATCCCTAATGGCTGTATGGGAGTAGAGAACCTATATCCTTATATGTTAAGTGAGGCCAATCAAGGGAGAATTTCATTTAATAAAGTTGTAGAATTGTGTTCTACAAATCCTGCTCAGATATTTGGTTGTGCTGACCGTAAGGGTACCATCGTTCCCAATATTGATGCTGATCTGGTAATTTATGATCCGCAAAAGAAATTTACTATTACTCAAGAAAAAATGCATTCAGATATAGACCACACTATCTGGGAAGGGGTAGAACTAGATGGTTATCCAATTATGACTCTTTCGAGAGGTAGAGTTGTATATCAAGATGGGGAATTTCTCGGGGAAGCAGGCTGGGGTAATTTTGTTAAAAGGAGCCTTAAACGGTAA
- a CDS encoding oxidoreductase YeiT, giving the protein MRKLTFDLAEQEVARCLLCYDPPCTQACPANIDSASIIRSIRFENFPGAQAKYRKFGFLDKTCSELCFEQRNCEKACIRGRLDSPIKISSINNFLSNLELGILKKVNNDGS; this is encoded by the coding sequence ATGCGCAAGTTAACCTTCGATCTAGCTGAACAGGAAGTTGCAAGGTGTTTGTTGTGTTATGATCCACCATGTACACAGGCTTGTCCAGCTAATATTGATTCTGCCAGTATTATTCGTTCAATACGGTTTGAGAATTTCCCTGGGGCTCAAGCAAAATATAGGAAATTCGGCTTTCTAGATAAGACTTGTTCAGAGCTTTGTTTTGAGCAGAGAAATTGTGAAAAAGCCTGTATCAGGGGAAGATTGGATAGTCCTATAAAAATAAGCAGCATAAATAATTTTCTGTCTAATTTGGAATTAGGTATTTTAAAGAAGGTGAATAATGATGGCAGTTAA
- the preA gene encoding NAD-dependent dihydropyrimidine dehydrogenase subunit PreA has protein sequence MAVKDLSIEFCGIRCENPFFLASSPISSNYEMVSRALDAGWGGLVFKTVGFFVANEVSPRFDQLKKEGRSFIGFKNLEQTSEKGLEENLLEMEKIKRDFPDKILIASIMGQSEEEWNQLAKLMTGVGVDIIECNFSCPQMADNKLGADVGQNPELVKSYTEAVVAGTDLPVLAKMTPNLGSMIPPALAAIEGGARGLAAINTIKSITSVDIEKMAPAPVINGKSSVSGYSGKAIKPIALRFIYELASYPDLYNVPVSGIGGIETWQDALEFILLGARNVQVGTAVMQYGYRIIEDMISGLSYYLASNGFESLEKLLGLALDNIVSADKLDRNFILYPEIDQKKCIGCGRCYISCCDGGHQAISWSKVRQPVVIEEKCVGCHLCNHVCPSGAIKTGKMVFKKALDFKEDII, from the coding sequence ATGGCAGTTAAGGATTTATCAATAGAGTTTTGTGGAATTAGGTGTGAAAACCCTTTTTTTCTTGCCTCATCACCGATTTCCAGTAATTATGAAATGGTTTCCAGGGCTTTAGATGCAGGTTGGGGTGGATTGGTTTTTAAAACAGTTGGTTTTTTTGTAGCCAATGAGGTTTCACCTAGATTTGACCAGCTTAAAAAAGAAGGTAGGTCTTTTATTGGTTTCAAAAATCTGGAGCAGACTTCTGAAAAGGGTTTGGAAGAAAACCTGCTGGAAATGGAAAAAATCAAACGGGATTTTCCTGATAAGATCTTAATTGCGTCTATTATGGGACAGAGTGAAGAAGAATGGAACCAACTGGCAAAATTAATGACAGGGGTTGGAGTAGATATTATAGAATGTAATTTTTCTTGTCCCCAGATGGCTGATAACAAATTAGGAGCAGATGTAGGTCAAAACCCTGAACTGGTTAAGTCTTATACTGAAGCAGTTGTAGCCGGTACTGATCTACCAGTATTAGCAAAAATGACTCCTAATTTGGGTAGTATGATACCACCTGCCTTAGCAGCTATTGAGGGAGGGGCAAGGGGGTTGGCCGCTATAAATACTATCAAAAGTATAACTTCAGTAGATATTGAAAAAATGGCTCCTGCTCCAGTTATTAATGGTAAATCATCTGTATCCGGTTATTCTGGTAAAGCCATAAAGCCTATTGCCTTAAGATTTATATATGAGTTAGCCAGTTATCCTGACTTATATAATGTGCCTGTCAGTGGGATTGGGGGGATAGAAACCTGGCAGGATGCCCTGGAATTTATACTACTTGGTGCACGTAATGTCCAGGTAGGAACTGCTGTGATGCAGTATGGATATCGTATTATTGAGGATATGATCAGTGGATTGAGTTATTATCTGGCCAGTAATGGATTTGAGAGTCTGGAAAAACTGCTAGGGTTAGCCCTCGATAATATTGTATCTGCTGATAAACTGGATCGGAATTTTATTTTATATCCAGAGATAGATCAGAAAAAGTGTATTGGTTGTGGACGGTGTTATATATCATGCTGTGATGGTGGGCATCAGGCGATAAGCTGGTCAAAAGTTCGTCAGCCAGTAGTGATTGAAGAAAAATGTGTCGGCTGTCACCTCTGTAATCATGTATGTCCCAGTGGTGCAATTAAGACCGGTAAGATGGTTTTCAAAAAAGCTCTTGACTTTAAGGAAGATATTATTTAA
- a CDS encoding iron-containing alcohol dehydrogenase, with protein MKAARFLTPKSIFYGEGVLDQALKEIVSYGNKPLIVTGNSAVRLGYVKRVMEFLRDYNIFPVLYNDVTSEPDDKHVEKGLEIYENNNCDFLIAIGGGSPIDAAKAIGIMVANPGKISDYMGLDKVENNIPAVIAIPTTSGTGSEVTRYTIINDTSRDVKMLIASFYIMPEMAIVDPELTISVPASVTAATGLDALTHAIEGYTSVKNQPLTDNLALSAIRKISRYLKRAYLDGNDMEARSQLMLASTEAGLVINNSSVTLVHGMSRPIGALFHIPHGISNAVLLGDCMKFACTGNQKRFAELARAMANNRIDGSAPELAIKGVMLIRSLCNDVGIPNLLELGIEKNDYLANLEKMAEDALASGSPGNTYRSPDKEDIISIYKKLLDS; from the coding sequence ATGAAAGCAGCAAGGTTTCTAACGCCTAAATCTATTTTTTATGGAGAAGGTGTCCTTGATCAAGCCTTAAAGGAGATAGTCAGTTATGGGAATAAACCCTTAATTGTAACAGGTAATTCTGCAGTAAGGCTTGGTTATGTTAAACGGGTTATGGAATTTCTTAGAGATTATAATATATTTCCTGTACTTTATAATGATGTAACTTCAGAACCTGATGATAAACATGTGGAAAAAGGATTAGAAATTTATGAAAATAATAATTGTGATTTCTTAATAGCTATCGGTGGGGGTAGTCCTATTGATGCAGCTAAAGCTATCGGAATTATGGTTGCAAATCCTGGGAAGATAAGTGATTATATGGGGCTGGATAAAGTTGAAAATAATATTCCAGCAGTCATAGCTATACCTACAACCTCAGGTACAGGTTCCGAAGTTACAAGATATACAATCATTAATGATACCTCAAGAGATGTAAAAATGTTGATAGCCAGTTTCTATATAATGCCAGAGATGGCCATAGTAGATCCTGAATTAACTATCTCTGTACCAGCTTCTGTCACTGCTGCTACTGGTTTAGATGCCTTAACTCATGCAATTGAGGGATATACTTCTGTTAAAAATCAGCCCCTTACTGATAATTTAGCTTTGTCTGCTATTAGAAAAATATCCAGGTATTTAAAGAGAGCTTATCTGGATGGAAATGATATGGAAGCCCGCAGTCAACTTATGTTGGCATCTACAGAGGCAGGACTTGTTATTAATAACTCTTCTGTAACATTAGTACATGGTATGTCAAGACCTATTGGTGCTTTATTTCATATTCCTCACGGTATTTCAAATGCAGTTTTGCTTGGTGATTGTATGAAATTTGCCTGTACTGGTAATCAGAAAAGGTTTGCAGAGCTTGCTAGGGCTATGGCGAATAATCGTATAGATGGTTCTGCTCCAGAACTGGCTATTAAGGGTGTGATGCTGATAAGAAGTCTTTGCAATGATGTGGGAATACCTAATCTACTGGAACTGGGTATTGAGAAAAATGATTACTTAGCTAATTTGGAAAAAATGGCTGAGGATGCACTGGCAAGTGGTAGTCCTGGAAATACATATCGTAGTCCAGATAAAGAAGATATAATATCAATTTATAAGAAATTACTAGATAGCTAA